GCGCCTGCGCGGCCACGGCATCCCGCTGGTGCATTACGTCGCACCGACGGTCTGGGCCTGGAAACCCGGGCGCGCGCGAGAGATCGCGCAATACCTGGACCGGCTGCTGGTGGTACTGCCGTTCGAGCCGCCTTACTTCGAACCGCACGGCCTGGCCTGCGACTTCGTCGGCCATCCTTCCGTGGAAGATGCCGATGCCGGCGACGGCGCAGCCTTCCGCCGCCGACACGGCATCCCGGAGGATGCGCCGCTGCTCTGCGCCCTGCCCGGCAGCCGCGCCTCCGAGATCCGCCGCCTGATGCCGGTCTATGGCGAGACCCTGCGCCTGCTGCTGCCACGCATCCCGCAGCTGCGCGTCGTGGTGCCGGCGGTTGCGCATGTCATGGAGGCGGTGCGCGAGGGCGCCGCGCACTGGCCGCTGCGGCCGGTGATCGTGGCCGAGTCCGCCGAGAAGCACGACGCCTTCGCCGCCGCAACCGTGGCGCTGGTGAAATCCGGCACCACCTCCATTGACGTCGCCATCGCCGGGCTGCCGGGCGTCATCACACAGAAGCTCAACGCGCTGAGCGGCTGGCTGATCCTGCGCGCGGTCCAGGTAGAGCACATGAGCATCATCAACCTGCTGCTGGGCAAGCGCCTGCAGCCGGAATACATTCAGCACCTGTGCCAGCCGCCGCTCTTGGCGGCGGCGCTCGCCGAGCTGTTCGAGAACCCGGACAAGCGCCGGGAAATCCGCGAGGAGGGGCTGCGCGCCGCCCGGCTGCTGGGCCTGGGCGATGAGCCGCCCAGCCGGCGCGCGGCCAAAGCGGTACTCAAGGTCATTCAAGAGAAGAAATGGACAGGATGAACAGGATTCTCAGGATTTGCAGGACTGTATTTTTTTCACCAGGAAATCTTGATCCTGTGAATCCTGTTAAATCCTGTCTATCCTGTCCACCCCCCTTCTTGGTTTTCAACTCATCCAGCGCAGGGTGCGGGGCTTGACCGGGTTGTTGAACGGCCGTTTCTCCTGCTGGCACTTGTCCCACTCGCGCTTGAGGCTGAAGTACCACTTGGCCTGAGTATCGGTGTCGTTGATGAACATGATGGGCGGCTTGTACCGCAGGCCTTCCTCTTGCATCACGACCACATCCCGGTCCTGCTTCAGGAACTTGTGCAGCAGGAGGCGCGCAACCGGCTTGAACACCGTGAGCACCGGCGTGGTCCAGTACAGGAACTGGTGCACCTCGGTTTCGTGATCGTTGAGCGGGGTACAACAGGTCAGCGACACCGCCGTGTGCCGGTCGCCTTGGATGTGCTCGATACGCACACCCGGCAGCCGGAAGCTGATCTCGGTGGAGACGTTCTTGCCGAACAGCTTATAGGGCTTGGCGCTCTGCCGGAGCGGGTAACGCACCATGCGGAAGCCATGCTCGATCGGCTCGTAATCCTTCCGCACCTCGCGCAGCTTCAAGTTACGCGTGCGCCACCACCACGAGGTGTGCACATAAGAGGCGTGGGCGGGGTCCATCAGGCCCATGACCGCATGGTCGACATGGCAGGGAAAATGCATGGTTTCGGAGACCTGCGGCCGCGCGTCTTCGGGGAAATCCGGGACCATCGGCACCGGCGGCAACGCCTGCCCTTCCACGTAGCCCTCGCCCGGCATGAACACCCAGACGTTGCCCTGCACCTCGCGGCAGGGATAGCTGCGCACCTTGATGGCGGACAGCGGCAGGCTGGTGTCGTCCGGCGGGATCGAGGGGATCTCCACGCAGGCGCCGTTACGGGTGTCGAATTTCCAGCCGTGGTAGCAGCACTGCAGCGTGCAGTCCTTGAGCCAGCCATAGCTGAGCGGTATGCCGCGGTGCGGGCAGATGTTGCGCAGGCAAAAAACGCCGCCATCCGCGCGCCGGCCGATCACCACCGGCTCGCCGAGCAGGGTCTTGGCCACCATCTGGCCGCGCGCGAGATGCGTACCGGACTGCGCGAGATACCAGCAGTTGCGGAGCAGTTGGGCGTCCATGAGCGCGAAAGTTTAGCGGACAAGCCTCGCGTGCCGCCACCGCCGGTGGTTATCATGTGCTGCGGAATCCGCCTGCAAGCCCTGATGCGCCCTATCATCGCAATCCCC
The Nevskiales bacterium genome window above contains:
- the lpxB gene encoding lipid-A-disaccharide synthase codes for the protein MDANPDARSPLIFIIAGEPSGDALAARLMAALKVETGGRVRFAGVGGERMQAEGLQSLFPMRELALMGIFEVLRHVPRILRRIRETVATVDRLKPDIVLTVDAPGFTLRVAKRLRGHGIPLVHYVAPTVWAWKPGRAREIAQYLDRLLVVLPFEPPYFEPHGLACDFVGHPSVEDADAGDGAAFRRRHGIPEDAPLLCALPGSRASEIRRLMPVYGETLRLLLPRIPQLRVVVPAVAHVMEAVREGAAHWPLRPVIVAESAEKHDAFAAATVALVKSGTTSIDVAIAGLPGVITQKLNALSGWLILRAVQVEHMSIINLLLGKRLQPEYIQHLCQPPLLAAALAELFENPDKRREIREEGLRAARLLGLGDEPPSRRAAKAVLKVIQEKKWTG
- a CDS encoding Rieske 2Fe-2S domain-containing protein, yielding MDAQLLRNCWYLAQSGTHLARGQMVAKTLLGEPVVIGRRADGGVFCLRNICPHRGIPLSYGWLKDCTLQCCYHGWKFDTRNGACVEIPSIPPDDTSLPLSAIKVRSYPCREVQGNVWVFMPGEGYVEGQALPPVPMVPDFPEDARPQVSETMHFPCHVDHAVMGLMDPAHASYVHTSWWWRTRNLKLREVRKDYEPIEHGFRMVRYPLRQSAKPYKLFGKNVSTEISFRLPGVRIEHIQGDRHTAVSLTCCTPLNDHETEVHQFLYWTTPVLTVFKPVARLLLHKFLKQDRDVVVMQEEGLRYKPPIMFINDTDTQAKWYFSLKREWDKCQQEKRPFNNPVKPRTLRWMS